A single window of Gossypium arboreum isolate Shixiya-1 chromosome 13, ASM2569848v2, whole genome shotgun sequence DNA harbors:
- the LOC108461925 gene encoding uncharacterized protein LOC108461925 isoform X1: MQNIYASASQYLWMGYLYFKPGKSLIGAIGWGLQGATSGMEDAKEQIVQESKNSKPPSQDEEAAIKKKYGGIIPKKPPLISKDHERAYFDSADWALGKQGVEKPKGPLEALRPKLQPTQQQTRYRKSPCAPADGAGGGSAQPEGGTADE, translated from the exons ATGCAGAACATATATGCTTCAGCAAGTCAATATTTATGGATGGGATACTTGTATTTTAAGCCTGGAAAGTCATTAATAG GTGCTATTGGCTGGGGTTTACAAGGAGCTACGTCAGGCATGGAGGATGCCAAAGAGCAAATCGTACAGGAGTCCAAAAATTCCAAGCCACCATCTCAAGATGAG gaGGCAGCTATAAAGAAAAAATATGGAGGGATTATTCCCAAGAAACCACCACTAATCTCTAAG GACCATGAACGTGCCTACTTCGATTCTGCTGATTGGGCACTTGGAAAG CAAGGTGTTGAGAAGCCCAAAGGACCACTTGAAGCCCTCCGTCCCAAATTACAG cCAACACAACAACAAACACGATACAGGAAATCTCCTTGTGCCCCAGCAGATGGTGCAG GTGGAGGGAGTGCTCAACCAGAGGGTGGGACTGCCGACGAATGA
- the LOC108461925 gene encoding uncharacterized protein LOC108461925 isoform X2, which yields MEDAKEQIVQESKNSKPPSQDEEAAIKKKYGGIIPKKPPLISKDHERAYFDSADWALGKQGVEKPKGPLEALRPKLQPTQQQTRYRKSPCAPADGAGGGSAQPEGGTADE from the exons ATGGAGGATGCCAAAGAGCAAATCGTACAGGAGTCCAAAAATTCCAAGCCACCATCTCAAGATGAG gaGGCAGCTATAAAGAAAAAATATGGAGGGATTATTCCCAAGAAACCACCACTAATCTCTAAG GACCATGAACGTGCCTACTTCGATTCTGCTGATTGGGCACTTGGAAAG CAAGGTGTTGAGAAGCCCAAAGGACCACTTGAAGCCCTCCGTCCCAAATTACAG cCAACACAACAACAAACACGATACAGGAAATCTCCTTGTGCCCCAGCAGATGGTGCAG GTGGAGGGAGTGCTCAACCAGAGGGTGGGACTGCCGACGAATGA